Proteins encoded within one genomic window of Spiroplasma endosymbiont of Agriotes lineatus:
- the rlmB gene encoding 23S rRNA (guanosine(2251)-2'-O)-methyltransferase RlmB, translated as MANYIYGKNTLKQLLADDRQRIEKVFILSQERVIIEQLKQANISYVISNKEQLLLLVKHSKHQGIVCLIKEYSYTSLEVVLQKVKTKKYPLILILDQIEDPRNFGAILRSCDAVNVDAVIILKQRQVELNATVAKTSVGAINYVPVVKVTSLSNTLTTLKESGFWIVASALNTEINYYNVDYKKPIALIVGNEGKGVSHKLLNNSDYIVKVPMQGHINSLNVAVASALLLYQVRNNQNN; from the coding sequence ATGGCAAATTATATTTATGGTAAAAATACTTTAAAACAATTATTAGCCGATGACCGCCAACGAATTGAAAAAGTTTTTATTTTATCACAAGAAAGAGTTATTATTGAACAATTAAAGCAGGCGAATATTTCTTATGTTATTAGTAATAAAGAACAATTATTATTATTAGTTAAACATTCAAAGCATCAAGGAATTGTGTGTTTAATTAAGGAATATTCGTATACTTCTTTAGAAGTAGTTTTACAAAAAGTAAAAACTAAGAAATATCCTTTAATTTTAATTTTAGATCAAATTGAAGATCCAAGAAATTTTGGAGCAATTTTACGAAGTTGTGATGCTGTTAATGTTGATGCGGTTATTATTTTAAAGCAAAGACAAGTAGAATTAAATGCTACGGTTGCAAAAACTTCTGTTGGTGCAATTAATTATGTGCCGGTTGTTAAAGTAACTAGTCTTAGTAATACTTTAACTACATTAAAAGAAAGTGGTTTTTGGATTGTTGCTAGTGCTTTAAATACCGAAATTAATTATTATAATGTTGACTATAAAAAACCGATTGCTTTAATTGTTGGTAATGAAGGTAAAGGTGTTAGTCATAAACTTTTAAACAATTCTGATTATATTGTTAAAGTACCAATGCAAGGTCATATTAATTCTTTAAATGTTGCTGTTGCTAGTGCTTTGCTATTATATCAAGTTCGGAATAATCAAAATAATTAA
- the cysS gene encoding cysteine--tRNA ligase, whose translation MQIWDSKQQRKIKINDLTVTMYVCGPTVYGDVHLGNMRPIVIFDILQRLFMFTKQKNFYVQNITDIDDKIIYQAHLEKKTEKELTEKYTKSYFEILKQLNVYEPNLFVKVSDNIADIIKFIERLVKIKAAYVKNGNVYLAIERYFQTYGKLSKKNLEDLQTGIRVAIDSNKNYINDFVLWKKTDQGQKWTSSWSEGRPGWHTECALFINKYFKQPINIHGGGIDLIFPHHENERIQLLALNNQEPVKIWLHNGHLFYDNVKMSKSLKNTIVVKEFLQHYDANVLRYLLTLTHYSKPLNITKNFIIQGKEKVAKIHQILKESLVISFFNGEVNTNEKNEQLVMQVVNYLQDDLNFANAWVIIEQIVKEINNILKGKSGAILPLFNTLQQCLFLLGLQFSLVLFDDDVKRLLLSWQNARKQKNYNLADKIREQLQAENIL comes from the coding sequence ATGCAAATATGAGATAGTAAACAGCAAAGAAAAATTAAAATTAATGACTTGACAGTTACAATGTATGTTTGTGGACCGACAGTTTATGGTGATGTTCATCTTGGGAATATGCGACCAATTGTTATTTTTGATATTTTACAACGATTATTTATGTTTACTAAACAGAAAAATTTTTATGTGCAAAATATTACTGATATTGATGATAAGATTATTTATCAAGCTCATTTAGAAAAAAAAACTGAAAAGGAATTAACTGAAAAGTATACTAAAAGTTATTTTGAGATTTTAAAACAGTTAAATGTTTATGAACCAAATTTATTTGTCAAAGTAAGTGATAATATTGCTGATATTATTAAATTTATTGAACGGTTAGTTAAAATTAAAGCTGCTTATGTTAAAAATGGTAATGTTTATTTAGCAATAGAAAGATATTTTCAAACTTATGGAAAATTATCAAAGAAAAATTTAGAAGATTTGCAAACAGGAATTAGAGTTGCGATTGATAGTAATAAAAATTATATTAATGATTTTGTTTTATGGAAAAAAACTGATCAGGGACAAAAATGAACTTCGTCTTGAAGTGAAGGCAGACCGGGATGACATACTGAATGTGCATTATTTATTAATAAATATTTTAAACAACCGATTAACATTCACGGTGGTGGTATTGATTTAATATTTCCTCATCATGAAAACGAAAGAATTCAATTGTTAGCATTAAATAACCAAGAACCCGTTAAAATATGACTTCATAATGGTCATCTATTTTATGATAATGTCAAAATGTCAAAATCTCTTAAAAATACTATTGTTGTTAAAGAATTTTTGCAACATTATGATGCTAATGTTTTACGATATTTATTAACACTAACCCATTATTCTAAACCATTAAATATTACTAAAAATTTTATTATTCAAGGAAAAGAAAAAGTTGCAAAAATTCATCAAATATTAAAAGAAAGTTTAGTAATCTCATTTTTTAATGGCGAGGTTAATACTAATGAAAAAAATGAACAACTTGTGATGCAAGTGGTAAATTATTTACAAGATGACCTTAACTTTGCTAATGCTTGAGTAATAATTGAACAAATTGTTAAGGAAATTAATAATATTTTAAAAGGAAAATCAGGAGCAATTTTACCATTGTTTAATACATTGCAACAATGTTTATTTCTTTTAGGTTTACAATTTTCATTAGTTTTGTTTGATGATGATGTGAAACGATTATTATTATCTTGACAAAATGCGCGTAAACAAAAAAATTATAATTTAGCAGATAAAATTAGAGAACAATTACAAGCGGAAAATATTTTATAA
- a CDS encoding IS3 family transposase (programmed frameshift), translating to MLYKNGKSVINLGKEYNLPKPTIYSWVKNYNNSGSFKAKDNCTLEENEIITLRKELKDLKMENDIFKASDTDNGQKITIVNSNKKKYSIRKMCKLLNISKSNYYYQINKYTRKIVNNYNQEIISAFNESRQVYGARKIKVVLAHKSINLSRRKIRNIMKNNNLISKHTKTRLKCKNIQVNNDPVNNIVNRDFNNRKINEIIVSDLTYIKVDFKWFYVCLLIDLYSREIVGYSSGPNKNTELVYQAIMRITRPLSKIEIFHTDRGNEFKNNIIDQLLSTFKIQRSLNAKGCPYDNAVAEATYKVFKTKFINGRKFNDLAQLELELFDCINWYNNLRIHGSLNYLSSVTFRKQMSI from the exons ATGCTATACAAAAATGGCAAAAGTGTTATTAATTTAGGGAAAGAATATAATTTACCAAAACCAACTATTTATAGTTGAGTTAAAAATTATAATAATTCTGGTTCATTTAAAGCAAAAGACAATTGCACATTAGAAGAAAATGAAATAATAACTTTACGAAAAGAACTTAAAGACTTAAAAATGGAAAATGATATTT TTAAAGCAAGCGACACTGATAATGGCCAAAAAATAACAATAGTTAATAGCAATAAGAAAAAATATTCAATAAGAAAAATGTGTAAATTATTAAATATTTCAAAATCCAATTACTATTATCAAATTAATAAATACACAAGGAAAATAGTGAATAATTATAATCAAGAAATTATCAGTGCATTTAACGAAAGCCGCCAAGTCTATGGAGCTCGAAAAATCAAAGTAGTATTAGCTCATAAAAGTATTAACCTATCTAGACGCAAAATTAGAAACATTATGAAAAACAATAATTTGATATCAAAGCACACAAAAACAAGACTTAAATGCAAAAATATTCAAGTAAATAATGATCCAGTAAATAACATTGTAAACCGAGACTTTAATAATAGAAAAATAAATGAAATTATCGTTAGTGACTTAACTTATATAAAAGTGGATTTTAAATGATTTTATGTATGTCTCCTAATTGATTTGTATAGTCGCGAGATTGTTGGTTATAGTTCCGGACCAAATAAAAATACGGAGTTGGTTTATCAAGCTATTATGCGAATTACTAGACCATTATCAAAAATTGAAATATTTCATACCGACCGAGGTAATGAGTTTAAAAATAATATAATTGATCAATTATTATCTACATTTAAAATTCAAAGATCATTGAATGCGAAGGGTTGTCCATATGATAATGCAGTTGCTGAAGCAACTTATAAAGTTTTTAAAACAAAATTTATTAATGGTAGAAAATTCAATGATCTTGCACAATTAGAACTTGAATTATTTGATTGCATTAATTGATACAATAATCTTAGAATACATGGCAGTTTAAATTATTTATCTTCAGTTACTTTTAGAAAACAAATGTCTATATAA
- a CDS encoding methylated-DNA--[protein]-cysteine S-methyltransferase, translating into MKQGYYQNPVGSVMVISQNNKIINIVFILACPLSSSLSKEIKQCLQEIAQYFIKQRKIFSFDYVLNTTKFSQKVLEAIKQIHYDETRTYSDIAKMINHLLAVWAAGPALKINLLAISIPCHRVINKNSKRINYLYGIEIKLALLAREDVI; encoded by the coding sequence ATGAAACAAGGATATTATCAAAATCCTGTGGGATCAGTGATGGTGATTAGTCAAAATAATAAAATTATCAATATTGTTTTCATTTTAGCTTGTCCTTTGTCTTCATCATTATCAAAAGAAATAAAACAATGTTTACAAGAAATTGCTCAATATTTTATTAAACAAAGAAAAATATTTTCATTTGATTATGTATTAAATACAACTAAGTTTAGTCAGAAAGTATTGGAAGCAATAAAGCAAATCCATTATGATGAGACGAGAACTTATAGTGACATCGCTAAGATGATTAATCATCTATTAGCAGTCTGAGCAGCAGGACCGGCATTAAAAATAAATCTGTTAGCAATTAGTATTCCGTGTCATCGGGTTATTAATAAAAATAGTAAGCGGATTAATTATCTTTATGGGATAGAAATTAAATTGGCATTGTTAGCACGAGAAGATGTGATATAA
- a CDS encoding Mbov_0401 family ICE element transposase-like protein, which yields MYTNKCEQLANEYEKLDEYLYKYHYRLKQGYKVVHFSSRTIITIFGDVTFKRRRYKYWNQKSGKFEYVCLLDKEISLLSKQRIYFDVQFKVLSLLGDGKRYRDVLDALNHCYISKASISRILNKYDIVEYFQLAEKETKTRIDVKNKDLYIQLNETFLATLDQKVKQDQRIRLVTFHTGHKEKNYKNARRELENKRGHFLMLKVGKRINTMDYRDFLIKELQKHYVNINYDRTIVCGDGDAWIREIANSFGNVRYILDGYHAIKKLKQTAFNIIFENRKVTLNSWIKLYKDGNHQELIKNIRNVAKNELNKDIKINLRKASNYFSNNKQGIHHQNLEWNIGCSIESNVSHLIKQQLGCGARIYHHKNLNNLLHLRMANLNKLNVLHYINENINLEIEIKKEIYKNSLWNKYNNKNDDSWINYKGNAVTNKYSRFK from the coding sequence ATGTACACCAACAAATGCGAACAACTAGCTAATGAATACGAGAAATTAGATGAATACTTATATAAATATCATTATCGCTTAAAACAAGGTTATAAAGTAGTTCATTTTTCATCAAGAACAATTATTACAATTTTTGGTGATGTTACTTTTAAACGACGCCGATATAAATATTGAAATCAAAAATCAGGTAAATTTGAATATGTATGTTTATTAGATAAAGAAATTAGTTTATTGTCTAAACAACGCATTTATTTTGATGTCCAATTTAAAGTTTTAAGTCTTTTGGGTGATGGTAAGCGGTATCGCGATGTTTTAGATGCTCTAAATCATTGTTATATTTCGAAAGCTAGTATTTCGCGTATTTTAAATAAATATGATATTGTCGAATATTTTCAACTAGCAGAAAAAGAAACTAAAACTAGAATTGATGTCAAAAATAAGGATTTATATATTCAACTAAATGAGACATTTTTAGCGACATTAGATCAGAAAGTTAAACAAGACCAAAGAATTCGTTTAGTTACTTTTCATACCGGACATAAAGAAAAAAATTACAAAAATGCTCGTAGAGAATTAGAAAACAAACGAGGTCATTTTCTAATGTTAAAAGTTGGTAAACGAATAAATACAATGGATTATCGTGATTTTTTAATTAAAGAATTACAAAAACATTATGTAAATATTAATTACGACAGAACAATTGTTTGTGGTGATGGCGATGCTTGAATTAGAGAAATTGCCAATAGTTTTGGTAATGTTAGATATATTTTAGATGGTTATCATGCTATTAAAAAATTAAAACAAACGGCATTTAATATTATTTTTGAAAATCGTAAAGTAACACTAAATAGTTGAATTAAATTATATAAGGATGGAAATCATCAAGAATTAATCAAAAACATTCGTAATGTTGCTAAAAATGAATTAAATAAAGATATTAAAATAAATTTAAGAAAGGCGAGTAATTATTTCAGTAATAATAAGCAAGGTATTCATCATCAAAATTTAGAATGAAATATTGGTTGTAGCATTGAAAGTAATGTGTCACATTTGATAAAACAACAATTAGGATGCGGGGCGAGAATATATCATCATAAGAATTTAAATAACTTATTACATTTAAGAATGGCAAATTTAAACAAATTAAATGTATTACATTACATTAATGAAAATATTAATTTAGAAATAGAAATCAAAAAAGAAATATATAAAAATTCATTATGAAATAAATATAATAATAAAAATGATGATAGTTGAATTAACTATAAAGGTAATGCTGTAACAAATAAATATAGTAGATTTAAGTAA